A window of the Dongshaea marina genome harbors these coding sequences:
- a CDS encoding sugar-binding transcriptional regulator translates to MNKFTQDTSDDNTDLLTEVSVAYYQNGATQEEISRKFSISRAKVGRMLKQARDEGIVEITVKYHPAFSAKIEQRLIERFGIKRALIALDQPSEEQQRLQVAGLVSKYMASSLQNGMVVTVGQGRNVSAVAHHIGVIPHREVKFVCGIGGIHPRGSMFNADHICRQFAKSYGGTSETLYAPAYAENREQKLTFMQNATVKQTLDLARKADVAVVGIGNMSENSYMVDLGWFTADEVVQSRMQQGVVGDFAGYEFFDIQGQSAKTVMSDRIIGLGLEEYRPIAEVIAIAAENSKPLALLGALRTGAIDVIATSVSNALTVLNLDEQMAQPEK, encoded by the coding sequence ATGAACAAATTTACCCAAGATACCTCCGATGATAATACAGATCTGTTGACCGAAGTCTCGGTCGCCTATTATCAGAATGGTGCCACCCAGGAGGAGATTTCCAGAAAGTTCTCCATCTCCCGTGCCAAAGTGGGCCGGATGCTAAAGCAGGCCAGAGATGAGGGAATCGTTGAGATCACGGTCAAGTATCACCCCGCTTTTAGTGCCAAAATCGAGCAGAGACTGATTGAGCGTTTTGGGATCAAGCGTGCATTAATCGCCCTGGATCAACCCAGTGAAGAGCAGCAGCGGCTTCAGGTCGCGGGACTGGTATCCAAATACATGGCGAGCTCATTACAAAACGGTATGGTGGTGACGGTCGGCCAGGGACGTAATGTTTCTGCTGTGGCTCATCATATCGGGGTGATCCCGCATCGGGAGGTAAAATTTGTCTGTGGTATTGGTGGGATCCATCCCAGGGGCAGTATGTTCAATGCGGACCACATCTGCCGTCAGTTTGCCAAAAGCTACGGGGGAACTTCAGAAACCCTGTACGCCCCGGCTTATGCTGAGAACCGCGAGCAAAAACTAACCTTCATGCAAAATGCGACCGTCAAACAAACCTTAGATCTGGCACGCAAGGCTGATGTCGCTGTGGTTGGTATTGGTAACATGAGTGAAAACAGTTACATGGTCGATCTGGGTTGGTTTACTGCAGATGAGGTGGTGCAGTCGCGAATGCAGCAAGGGGTTGTCGGGGATTTTGCCGGATATGAATTTTTTGATATCCAGGGTCAGTCGGCGAAAACCGTGATGAGCGATCGCATCATTGGGCTGGGGTTAGAGGAGTACCGGCCGATTGCAGAGGTCATCGCGATCGCCGCAGAAAACAGCAAGCCACTAGCCTTACTGGGAGCACTGCGTACCGGGGCTATTGATGTTATTGCAACCAGTGTTAGCAACGCCCTCACGGTACTGAACCTGGATGAGCAGATGGCTCAGCCAGAAAAATAA